The following are encoded in a window of Streptomyces sp. Go-475 genomic DNA:
- the rpsR gene encoding 30S ribosomal protein S18 — MAKPPVRKPKKKVCAFCKDKVTYVDYKDTNMLRKFISDRGKIRARRVTGNCTQHQRDVATAVKNSREMALLPYTSTAR; from the coding sequence ATGGCGAAGCCGCCTGTGCGCAAGCCGAAGAAGAAGGTCTGCGCTTTCTGCAAGGACAAGGTCACGTACGTGGACTACAAGGACACGAACATGCTGCGGAAGTTCATTTCCGACCGCGGCAAGATCCGTGCCCGCCGCGTGACCGGCAACTGCACGCAGCACCAGCGTGACGTCGCCACGGCCGTCAAGAACAGCCGTGAGATGGCGCTGCTGCCCTACACGTCCACCGCGCGATAA
- a CDS encoding MATE family efflux transporter: MTQAPARRRAGRRQHDREIVALAVPAFGALVAEPLFLMADTAIVGHLGTAQLAGLGVASALLMTAVSVFVFLAYATTAAVARRVGAGDLQSAIRQGMDGIWLALLLGAAVVAVALPTAPHLVSLFGASEAAAPYATTYLRISVLGIPAMLVVLAATGVLRGLQDTKTPLYVAIAGFAANGALNAGLVYGADLGIAGSAWGTVIAQCGMAAVYLVVVLRGARRHGASLRPDAAGIRASAQAGVPLLVRTLSLRAILMIATAVAARLGDADIAAHQIILSLWSLLAFALDAIAIAGQAIIGRYLGAGDAQGARDACRRMVEWGIAVGVVLGILVVITRPVFLPLFSSDPAVKDVALPALVIVALSQPISGIVFVLDGVLMGAGDGPYLAWAMLVTLAVFTPAALLVPVLGGGLTALWATMTLMMTVRMLTLWLRTRSGRWIVTGATR, translated from the coding sequence ATGACACAGGCCCCCGCGCGCCGCCGAGCCGGCCGGAGACAGCACGACAGAGAGATCGTCGCACTGGCCGTCCCGGCGTTCGGCGCCCTCGTCGCCGAGCCCCTCTTCCTCATGGCCGACACCGCCATCGTGGGCCATCTGGGCACGGCCCAGCTCGCCGGTCTCGGCGTCGCCTCGGCCTTGCTGATGACCGCCGTCAGCGTCTTCGTGTTCCTCGCCTACGCCACCACGGCAGCGGTCGCCCGCCGGGTCGGCGCGGGTGACCTCCAGTCCGCCATCCGCCAGGGCATGGACGGCATCTGGCTGGCCCTCCTGCTCGGCGCCGCCGTCGTCGCCGTCGCCCTGCCCACGGCGCCCCACCTCGTGAGCCTCTTCGGAGCATCGGAGGCAGCAGCCCCGTACGCCACCACCTACCTGCGTATCTCCGTGCTCGGCATCCCCGCCATGCTCGTCGTCCTCGCCGCGACCGGTGTCCTGCGCGGCCTGCAGGACACCAAGACCCCGCTCTACGTCGCCATCGCCGGTTTCGCCGCGAACGGCGCCCTCAACGCGGGGCTCGTCTACGGCGCCGACCTGGGGATCGCCGGCTCCGCCTGGGGCACGGTCATCGCACAGTGCGGCATGGCCGCGGTCTATCTCGTCGTGGTCCTCCGGGGCGCCCGCAGGCACGGCGCCTCGTTGCGTCCGGACGCCGCCGGGATCAGGGCCTCGGCTCAGGCGGGCGTGCCCTTGCTGGTGCGGACCCTCTCCCTGAGGGCGATTCTGATGATCGCCACGGCGGTCGCCGCCCGGCTCGGGGACGCGGACATCGCCGCCCACCAGATCATCCTGTCCCTGTGGAGCCTGCTCGCATTCGCTCTCGACGCCATCGCCATCGCCGGCCAGGCCATCATCGGCCGCTACCTCGGAGCCGGTGACGCCCAGGGCGCCCGCGACGCCTGCCGCCGCATGGTCGAATGGGGCATCGCCGTCGGGGTTGTCCTCGGCATCCTGGTGGTCATCACCCGCCCGGTGTTCCTGCCCCTGTTCAGCAGCGACCCGGCGGTCAAGGACGTGGCGCTGCCCGCCCTGGTCATCGTCGCCCTCTCCCAGCCGATCTCCGGCATCGTCTTCGTGCTGGACGGCGTCCTGATGGGCGCCGGCGACGGTCCCTATCTGGCCTGGGCGATGCTGGTCACTCTCGCGGTGTTCACTCCGGCAGCTCTGCTGGTGCCGGTACTGGGCGGTGGGCTCACCGCGCTGTGGGCCACCATGACGTTGATGATGACCGTGCGGATGCTGACCCTGTGGCTCCGCACCCGCTCGGGACGCTGGATCGTGACGGGCGCGACCCGCTGA
- a CDS encoding alanine racemase, giving the protein MALTLYVDTARWRAHHKHVQEQFPGLVPVCKGNGYGFGHERLAEEATRLGSDVLAVGTTYEAARIKDWFSGDLLVLTPYRRGEEPVPLPDRVIRSVSSIDGVYGLVGARVVIEVMSSMKRHGISEQDLPQLHAAIENVRLEGFAIHLPLDRTDGSDAVEEVIGWMDRLRAARLPLHTMFVSHLKAEDLARLQQQFPQTRFRARIGTRLWLGDHEATEYRGAVLDVTRVAKGDRFGYRQQKAASDGFLVVVAGGTSHGVGLEAPKALHGVMPRAKGVARAGLATVNRNLSPFVWGGKQRWFAEPPHMQVSILFVPADAPEPKVGEELVAHLRHTTTQFDRIVDR; this is encoded by the coding sequence ATGGCGCTCACGCTCTACGTCGACACCGCGCGCTGGCGGGCGCACCACAAGCACGTGCAGGAGCAGTTCCCGGGCCTCGTGCCGGTCTGCAAGGGCAACGGCTACGGCTTCGGGCACGAGCGGCTGGCGGAGGAGGCCACACGGCTGGGCTCGGACGTCCTCGCCGTCGGCACGACGTACGAGGCCGCCCGGATAAAGGACTGGTTCAGCGGTGACCTGCTGGTGCTGACGCCGTACCGGCGCGGCGAGGAGCCGGTGCCGCTGCCGGACCGGGTGATCCGCTCCGTCTCGTCGATAGACGGTGTCTACGGCCTGGTCGGCGCCCGCGTGGTGATCGAGGTGATGTCCTCGATGAAGCGCCACGGCATCAGCGAGCAGGACCTGCCCCAGCTGCACGCCGCGATCGAGAACGTCCGCCTGGAGGGCTTCGCCATCCACCTGCCGCTGGACCGCACCGACGGCTCGGACGCCGTCGAGGAGGTCATCGGCTGGATGGACCGGCTGCGTGCGGCCCGGCTTCCCCTGCACACCATGTTCGTCAGCCACCTCAAGGCGGAGGATCTCGCCCGGCTCCAGCAGCAGTTCCCGCAGACCCGCTTCCGCGCCCGCATCGGCACGCGGCTGTGGCTGGGGGACCACGAGGCCACCGAGTACCGGGGCGCGGTCCTGGACGTCACGCGCGTCGCCAAGGGCGACCGCTTCGGCTACCGGCAGCAGAAGGCCGCCTCGGACGGCTTCCTGGTGGTCGTGGCGGGCGGCACGTCCCACGGGGTGGGCCTGGAGGCCCCCAAGGCGTTGCACGGCGTCATGCCGCGCGCCAAGGGCGTCGCCCGCGCCGGCCTCGCGACGGTGAACCGGAACCTTTCTCCGTTCGTCTGGGGCGGCAAGCAGCGCTGGTTCGCCGAGCCGCCGCACATGCAGGTCTCGATCCTGTTCGTGCCCGCGGACGCGCCGGAGCCGAAGGTGGGCGAGGAGCTGGTGGCGCATCTGCGGCACACCACCACGCAGTTCGACCGGATCGTGGACCGCTGA
- the rplI gene encoding 50S ribosomal protein L9 → MKIILTHEVSGLGAAGDVVDVKDGYARNYLIPRKFAIRWTKGGEKDVEQIRRARKIHEIQTIEQANQVKAQLEGVKVRLAVRSGDAGRLFGSVTPADIASAIKASGGPEVDKRRIELGSPIKTLGAHETSVRLHPEVAAKVNIEVVAA, encoded by the coding sequence ATGAAGATCATCCTCACCCACGAGGTCTCCGGCCTCGGCGCCGCGGGCGACGTCGTCGACGTCAAGGACGGTTACGCTCGCAACTACCTGATCCCGCGGAAGTTCGCGATCCGCTGGACCAAGGGTGGCGAGAAGGACGTCGAGCAGATCCGTCGTGCTCGCAAGATCCACGAGATCCAGACCATCGAGCAGGCCAACCAGGTGAAGGCCCAGCTCGAGGGCGTCAAGGTCCGTCTGGCTGTCCGCTCCGGCGACGCCGGTCGTCTCTTCGGTTCCGTCACCCCCGCCGACATCGCTTCCGCGATCAAGGCTTCCGGTGGCCCCGAGGTCGACAAGCGCCGCATCGAGCTGGGCTCGCCGATCAAGACGCTGGGCGCTCACGAGACGTCCGTGCGTCTGCACCCCGAGGTTGCCGCCAAGGTCAACATCGAGGTCGTCGCGGCCTGA
- the dnaB gene encoding replicative DNA helicase — translation MSISEPLDDPWADSGPSDRLPASRRRGDGSRSRDEQHERGVDNGVWDGGSSPSFERVPPQDIEAEQSVLGGMLLSKDAIADVVEILKGHDFYKPAHETIYQAVLDVYAKGEPADPITIAAELTKRGEINKVGGASYLHTLVQTVPTAANAAYYAEIVHERAVLRRLVEAGTRITQMGYAADDDVDEIVNRAQAEVYAVTEQRTSEDYLPLGDIMEGALDEIEAIGSRSGEMTGVPTGFTDFDSLTNGLHPGQMIVIAARPAMGKSTLALDFARAASIKNNLPSVIFSLEMGRNEIAMRLLSAEARVALHHMRSGTMTDEDWTRLARRMPDVSAAPLYIDDSPNLSMMEIRAKCRRLKQRNDLRLVVIDYLQLMQSGGSKRAESRQQEVSDMSRNLKLLAKELEIPVIALSQLNRGPEQRTDKKPMVSDLRESGSIEQDADMVILLHREDAYEKESPRAGEADLIVAKHRNGPTATITVAFQGHYSRFVDMAQT, via the coding sequence GTGAGCATTTCCGAGCCCTTGGACGACCCGTGGGCCGACAGCGGTCCCAGTGATCGTCTGCCCGCCTCCCGCCGCCGTGGTGACGGATCCCGGAGCCGCGACGAGCAGCACGAACGCGGCGTTGACAACGGAGTGTGGGACGGCGGCTCAAGCCCGTCGTTCGAGCGGGTGCCGCCGCAGGACATCGAGGCCGAGCAGTCCGTCCTCGGCGGCATGCTCCTGTCGAAGGACGCCATCGCCGACGTCGTCGAGATCCTCAAGGGCCACGATTTCTACAAGCCGGCCCACGAGACGATCTACCAGGCCGTCCTCGACGTCTACGCCAAGGGCGAGCCGGCCGACCCCATCACGATCGCGGCCGAGCTCACCAAGCGCGGCGAGATCAACAAGGTCGGCGGTGCCTCGTACCTGCACACGCTCGTCCAGACGGTTCCGACCGCGGCCAACGCCGCGTACTACGCGGAGATCGTGCACGAGCGGGCCGTCCTGCGCCGCCTGGTCGAAGCCGGTACGCGCATCACACAGATGGGATACGCGGCCGACGACGACGTCGACGAGATCGTCAACCGCGCCCAGGCGGAGGTCTACGCGGTCACCGAGCAGCGGACCAGCGAGGACTACCTGCCGCTCGGCGACATCATGGAGGGCGCGCTCGACGAGATCGAGGCGATCGGCTCACGCAGCGGCGAGATGACCGGTGTGCCCACGGGGTTCACGGACTTCGACTCGCTCACCAACGGGCTGCACCCGGGCCAGATGATCGTCATCGCCGCGCGTCCCGCCATGGGCAAGTCCACGCTCGCGCTGGACTTCGCGCGGGCCGCCTCGATCAAGAACAACCTGCCGAGCGTGATCTTCTCCCTGGAAATGGGGCGCAACGAGATCGCGATGCGTCTGCTCTCCGCCGAAGCCCGGGTGGCCCTGCACCACATGCGGTCCGGCACGATGACGGACGAGGACTGGACGCGCCTGGCCCGGCGCATGCCCGACGTCTCGGCGGCGCCGCTCTACATCGACGACTCCCCGAACCTGTCGATGATGGAGATCCGCGCCAAGTGCCGCCGCCTCAAGCAGCGCAACGACCTCAGGCTGGTCGTCATCGACTACCTCCAGCTGATGCAGTCGGGCGGTTCCAAGCGGGCCGAGAGCCGGCAGCAGGAGGTCTCGGACATGTCCCGAAACCTCAAGCTGCTGGCCAAGGAGCTGGAGATCCCGGTCATCGCGCTCTCCCAGCTGAACCGTGGTCCCGAGCAGCGCACGGACAAGAAGCCGATGGTCTCCGACCTGCGTGAGTCGGGTTCCATCGAGCAGGACGCCGACATGGTCATCCTGCTGCACCGTGAGGACGCCTACGAGAAGGAGTCGCCCCGCGCCGGCGAGGCCGACCTGATCGTGGCCAAGCACCGAAACGGCCCGACGGCGACGATCACGGTCGCCTTCCAGGGCCACTACTCGCGTTTCGTCGACATGGCGCAGACCTGA
- a CDS encoding GNAT family N-acetyltransferase, protein MGDLEIRAAVADDVPAIVGMLADDPLGAQRESPDDLAPYLAALERLSADPNQHLVVAVREGRVVGTLQLTVIPGLSRRGATRSIIEGVRIHADERGSGLGTRLIEWAIAESREQGCQLVQLTSDKTRTDAHRFYERLGFTASHTGFKLPL, encoded by the coding sequence ATGGGAGATCTTGAGATACGCGCCGCTGTCGCCGACGACGTCCCGGCGATCGTGGGCATGCTCGCCGACGACCCCCTGGGTGCGCAGCGCGAGTCACCGGACGACCTCGCCCCCTATCTGGCCGCGCTGGAGCGGCTCAGCGCCGACCCGAACCAGCACCTGGTCGTGGCGGTGCGCGAGGGCCGCGTGGTCGGCACGCTCCAGCTCACGGTCATCCCCGGGCTGTCCCGACGCGGTGCGACCCGGTCGATCATCGAAGGTGTACGCATCCACGCCGACGAGCGCGGCAGCGGCCTCGGGACACGGCTCATCGAGTGGGCGATCGCGGAATCCCGGGAACAGGGCTGCCAGTTGGTACAGCTGACCTCCGACAAGACGCGCACCGACGCCCACCGCTTCTACGAACGGCTCGGCTTCACGGCCTCCCACACGGGTTTCAAGCTCCCGTTGTGA
- a CDS encoding serine hydrolase domain-containing protein produces the protein MTSQGELLPGTRRALLHRIAVAQTEGRAPSLVAAVVRDGKPVWTGARTSVEGHAPDENVQYRIGSLTKTFTAVLVLRLRDEGALDLADPLEKHLPDTGVGEVTVAELLAHTAGLAAETPGPWWERSPGSLRPEIADVLGERPSLSPPGRRFHYSNPGYALLGALVEKLRGDSWEEVLRREVLEPLELHRTSVRPQAPYAGGWAVHPWADVMLHEPTEDLGRMAPAGQLWSTTGDLARFAAFLLKGDERVLSPESLLEMRTPAAPHEASDVASGYAYCLGMEIRRRDGRSLVGHTGSLPGFLACLMISVEDDVAAIVLANCTSGPLLFPVASDLVRIVAEAEPRIPTAWKPLRDVDPSVLEMTGQWYWGTHAFALRLTADGLLSLGPLSGSGRGSRFCPNGDGTWTGLEGYYAGELLKAVRRPDGAVSHLDLGSFVFTRQPYDEGAPVPGGVDPEGWRGIG, from the coding sequence ATGACATCTCAGGGAGAGCTGCTTCCCGGCACGCGTCGCGCGCTGCTGCACCGGATCGCTGTCGCGCAGACCGAAGGACGGGCCCCATCACTCGTCGCTGCCGTCGTGCGAGACGGGAAACCGGTGTGGACAGGGGCGCGGACCTCGGTGGAAGGTCATGCGCCGGACGAGAACGTGCAGTACCGGATCGGCTCCCTCACCAAGACCTTCACGGCGGTTCTCGTCCTGCGGCTGCGCGACGAGGGCGCCCTGGACCTCGCTGATCCGCTGGAGAAGCACCTGCCGGACACCGGTGTGGGGGAGGTGACCGTCGCCGAACTGCTCGCGCACACCGCAGGGCTGGCGGCCGAGACCCCGGGGCCGTGGTGGGAGCGGAGCCCCGGATCCCTGCGGCCCGAGATCGCCGACGTGCTGGGCGAGCGGCCCTCGCTGTCCCCTCCCGGCCGCCGGTTCCACTACTCCAACCCGGGTTACGCGCTGCTCGGCGCCCTGGTCGAGAAGCTGCGTGGCGACTCATGGGAAGAGGTCCTTCGGCGGGAAGTGCTCGAACCCCTGGAGCTGCACCGCACGAGCGTGCGGCCGCAGGCGCCGTATGCGGGTGGCTGGGCCGTGCATCCCTGGGCCGATGTGATGCTGCACGAGCCCACCGAGGATCTGGGACGGATGGCCCCGGCCGGCCAACTCTGGTCGACCACGGGTGACTTGGCGCGGTTCGCGGCCTTCCTGCTCAAGGGTGACGAGCGGGTGCTGAGCCCGGAGTCGCTGCTGGAGATGAGGACACCGGCGGCGCCCCACGAAGCGTCGGACGTGGCGAGCGGCTACGCCTACTGCCTGGGCATGGAGATCCGGCGGCGGGACGGACGGTCCCTCGTCGGCCACACCGGTTCGCTGCCCGGATTCCTCGCCTGCCTCATGATCAGTGTCGAGGACGACGTGGCGGCGATCGTCCTGGCCAACTGCACCTCCGGCCCGCTGTTGTTCCCCGTCGCCTCCGACCTGGTCCGTATCGTCGCCGAGGCGGAACCGCGCATCCCCACCGCGTGGAAACCGCTGCGCGATGTCGACCCGTCCGTGCTGGAGATGACGGGCCAGTGGTACTGGGGGACGCATGCTTTCGCGCTGCGCCTCACGGCCGACGGACTCCTCTCGCTCGGGCCGCTGTCCGGCAGTGGCCGTGGTTCGCGGTTCTGCCCGAACGGCGACGGCACCTGGACCGGGCTGGAGGGCTACTACGCCGGCGAGCTCCTGAAGGCCGTACGGCGGCCGGACGGGGCCGTGAGCCACCTGGACCTCGGGTCCTTCGTGTTCACGCGTCAGCCGTACGACGAAGGGGCTCCTGTGCCGGGCGGGGTCGACCCCGAGGGTTGGCGTGGGATCGGCTAG
- a CDS encoding glycosyltransferase 87 family protein — translation MCGMPSAESTRASVHEPEPVRPTKEDEVAAAGSELIGGPLGRRALLGSSWWTPVRVIALVAIGMFALGLVQKAPCYNGAWFFGASSQYTHACYSDIPHLYQGRGFADGLVPYFDRLPGDMQYLEYPVLTGVFMEVASWLTPGSGTIQYQEQWYWMVNAGMLMVCASVIAVCVTRTHARRPWDGLLVALAPAAALTATINWDLLAVALTAAAMLMWSRGRSLAFGVLLGLATAAKLYPFLLLGPLLVLCWRAGKWREFAKALGGGIVAWVVVNGPVMLFAFEGWSKFYTFSQERGVDFGSFWLIMAQNSDNPLSTETVNTLATLLMLVCCAGVAALALTAPRRPRFAQLAFLIVAAFILTNKVYSPQYVLWLVPLAALARPKWRDYLIWQACEVAYFLGIWMYLAYTTSGDAHKGLPTDGYHWAIGMHLLGTLYLCVMVVRDIFMPERDPVRRAGDDDPSGGVLDGAEDVFVLGPAARPRPHEDARFDGPSVEWGRQGASGGSL, via the coding sequence ATGTGCGGCATGCCCAGTGCAGAATCGACGCGAGCGAGCGTTCATGAGCCGGAGCCGGTGCGGCCGACCAAGGAGGACGAGGTCGCCGCGGCCGGCAGCGAGCTGATCGGCGGCCCGCTCGGGCGGCGTGCCCTGCTCGGGTCGTCCTGGTGGACTCCGGTGCGAGTGATCGCGCTGGTGGCGATCGGCATGTTCGCCCTCGGTCTCGTCCAGAAGGCGCCCTGCTACAACGGGGCATGGTTCTTCGGTGCGAGCTCCCAGTACACGCACGCCTGCTACTCGGACATCCCGCACCTCTACCAGGGGCGTGGCTTCGCCGACGGACTCGTGCCGTACTTCGACCGGCTCCCCGGCGACATGCAGTACCTGGAGTACCCGGTGCTGACCGGTGTCTTCATGGAGGTCGCCTCCTGGCTCACGCCCGGCAGCGGAACCATCCAGTACCAGGAGCAGTGGTACTGGATGGTCAACGCCGGGATGCTCATGGTGTGCGCGTCGGTCATCGCCGTCTGCGTGACCCGTACCCATGCCCGGCGTCCCTGGGACGGCCTGCTGGTCGCCCTGGCGCCCGCCGCCGCGCTGACGGCCACCATCAACTGGGACCTGCTGGCGGTCGCTCTGACGGCCGCGGCGATGCTGATGTGGTCGCGGGGCCGCTCCCTGGCCTTCGGTGTCCTGCTGGGGCTCGCCACGGCGGCCAAGCTCTACCCCTTCCTGCTCCTCGGGCCGCTGCTGGTGCTGTGCTGGCGCGCGGGCAAGTGGCGCGAGTTCGCCAAGGCCCTGGGCGGTGGGATCGTCGCCTGGGTCGTCGTGAACGGGCCGGTGATGCTCTTCGCGTTCGAGGGCTGGTCGAAGTTCTACACGTTCAGCCAGGAACGGGGCGTCGACTTCGGCTCCTTCTGGCTGATCATGGCCCAGAACTCCGACAACCCGCTCAGCACCGAGACCGTCAACACGCTCGCCACGCTGCTGATGCTGGTGTGCTGCGCGGGTGTGGCGGCCCTCGCCCTGACCGCACCGCGTCGGCCGCGGTTCGCCCAGCTCGCCTTCCTGATCGTCGCGGCGTTCATCCTCACCAACAAGGTCTACTCGCCGCAGTACGTGCTGTGGCTGGTGCCGCTGGCCGCGCTCGCCCGGCCCAAGTGGCGGGACTACCTGATCTGGCAGGCGTGCGAGGTGGCGTACTTCCTGGGGATCTGGATGTACCTCGCGTACACGACCAGCGGAGACGCCCACAAGGGCCTGCCCACCGACGGCTACCACTGGGCCATCGGCATGCATCTGCTGGGAACGCTGTACCTGTGCGTCATGGTCGTGCGGGACATCTTCATGCCGGAGCGGGACCCGGTGCGGAGGGCCGGCGACGACGACCCCTCGGGCGGGGTGCTCGACGGTGCGGAGGACGTCTTCGTCCTCGGCCCCGCGGCCCGGCCCCGGCCGCACGAGGACGCCCGGTTCGACGGGCCGTCGGTCGAGTGGGGCAGACAGGGCGCCTCGGGCGGTTCACTCTGA
- the rpsF gene encoding 30S ribosomal protein S6, with translation MRHYEVMVILDPDVEERAVSPLIENFLSVVRDGGGKVEKVDTWGRRRLAYEIKKKPEGIYSVIDLQAEPAVVKELDRQMNLNESVLRTKVLRPEMH, from the coding sequence ATGCGTCACTACGAGGTGATGGTCATCCTCGACCCCGACGTCGAGGAGCGCGCTGTCTCCCCGCTGATCGAGAACTTCCTCTCTGTCGTCCGTGACGGCGGCGGAAAGGTCGAGAAGGTCGACACCTGGGGCCGTCGTCGTCTCGCGTACGAGATCAAGAAGAAGCCCGAGGGCATCTACTCGGTCATCGACCTGCAGGCCGAGCCTGCGGTCGTCAAGGAGCTCGACCGCCAGATGAACCTGAACGAGTCGGTCCTCCGGACCAAGGTCCTCCGTCCCGAGATGCACTGA
- a CDS encoding MarR family transcriptional regulator: protein MTATDPALTALAQGWCALSLLHGRIETHIERALQAKHDLSAREYSLLDVLSRQHDGDGGHLQMKQVADAVVLSQSATTRLVTRLEDRGLLERYLCPTDRRGIYTNVTEAGLELLEAARPTNDAALREALDEAAKNPDLAPLVRVVETLKAPVPA, encoded by the coding sequence ATGACAGCGACGGACCCCGCGCTCACCGCCCTCGCCCAGGGCTGGTGCGCTCTCTCCCTGCTGCACGGGAGGATCGAGACCCACATCGAGCGCGCCCTGCAGGCGAAGCACGACCTCAGTGCGCGCGAGTACTCCCTGCTGGACGTGCTCAGCCGGCAGCACGACGGCGACGGAGGCCATCTGCAGATGAAGCAGGTCGCCGACGCGGTCGTCCTCAGCCAGAGCGCCACCACGCGCCTGGTGACCCGGCTCGAGGACCGCGGGCTCCTGGAGCGCTATCTGTGCCCCACCGACCGCCGGGGCATCTACACGAACGTCACCGAGGCCGGCCTGGAGCTGCTGGAGGCGGCGCGACCGACCAATGACGCCGCTCTGCGCGAGGCTCTCGACGAGGCGGCGAAGAACCCGGATCTGGCCCCGCTGGTCCGAGTCGTGGAGACGCTGAAGGCCCCGGTGCCCGCCTGA
- a CDS encoding single-stranded DNA-binding protein, with the protein MAGETVITVVGNLVDDPELRFTPSGAAVAKFRVASTPRTFDRQTNEWKDGESLFLTCSVWRQAAENVAESLQRGMRVIVQGRLKQRSYEDREGVKRTVYELDVEEVGASLRNATAKVTKTSGRGGQGGYGGGGGGGQGGGGWGGGPGGGQQGGGAPADDPWATGAPAGGSQGGGGGWGGNSGGGGGGYSDEPPF; encoded by the coding sequence ATGGCAGGCGAGACCGTCATCACGGTGGTCGGCAATCTTGTCGACGACCCCGAGCTGCGCTTCACCCCCTCCGGTGCGGCCGTCGCGAAGTTCCGTGTCGCGTCCACTCCCCGCACCTTCGACCGCCAGACGAACGAGTGGAAGGACGGCGAGAGCCTGTTCCTGACCTGCTCGGTCTGGCGTCAGGCGGCGGAGAACGTCGCCGAGTCGCTCCAGCGAGGCATGCGCGTCATCGTGCAGGGCCGGCTGAAGCAGCGGTCCTACGAGGACCGTGAGGGTGTCAAGCGCACGGTCTACGAGCTGGACGTCGAGGAAGTCGGCGCCAGCCTGCGCAACGCCACGGCCAAGGTCACCAAGACCAGCGGCCGCGGTGGCCAGGGCGGCTACGGCGGCGGTGGCGGTGGCGGCCAGGGTGGCGGCGGCTGGGGCGGCGGCCCCGGTGGCGGCCAGCAGGGCGGCGGAGCTCCCGCCGACGACCCGTGGGCGACCGGCGCTCCCGCCGGTGGCAGCCAGGGCGGTGGCGGCGGCTGGGGTGGAAACTCCGGCGGCGGTGGCGGCGGCTACTCGGACGAGCCCCCCTTCTAA
- the femX gene encoding peptidoglycan bridge formation glycyltransferase FemX, translating into MSLTLRTISREQHLAYIQSLPSASHMQVPAWADVKAEWRSENLGWFDDRTGELVGVGLVLYRQLPKIKRYLAYLPEGPVINWFAPNLQEWIEPMLAHLKQQGAFSVKMGPPVIIRRWEAASIKAGIQNPDVKRLRDIEADHIEPRAFEVADKLRRMGWQQGEDGGAGFGDVQPRYVYQVPLANRSLEEVHKNFNQLWRRNIKKAEKAGVEVVQGGYQDLEEWQRLYEITAVRDHFRPRPLSYFQRMWTALNTEDPNRMRLYFARHNGVNLSAATMLIVGGHVWYSYGASDNIGREVRPSNAMQWRMLRDAYALGATVYDLRGISDSLDETDHLFGLIQFKVGTGGQAAEYLGEWDFPLNKLLHKALDIYMSRR; encoded by the coding sequence ATGAGCCTGACCCTGAGGACCATCAGTCGAGAGCAGCATCTGGCCTACATCCAGAGCCTGCCGTCGGCGAGCCACATGCAGGTCCCGGCCTGGGCTGACGTCAAGGCGGAGTGGCGCTCCGAGAACCTCGGCTGGTTCGACGACCGCACCGGCGAGCTGGTCGGTGTCGGTCTGGTCCTCTACCGGCAGCTTCCCAAGATCAAGCGCTACCTCGCCTACCTGCCCGAGGGCCCGGTCATCAACTGGTTCGCGCCGAATCTGCAGGAGTGGATCGAGCCGATGCTGGCGCACCTGAAGCAGCAGGGCGCCTTCTCGGTGAAGATGGGCCCGCCGGTGATCATCCGCCGCTGGGAGGCCGCCTCCATCAAGGCGGGCATCCAGAACCCGGACGTGAAGCGCCTGCGCGACATCGAGGCCGACCACATCGAGCCGCGCGCCTTCGAGGTCGCCGACAAGCTGCGCCGCATGGGCTGGCAGCAGGGCGAGGACGGCGGCGCCGGCTTCGGCGACGTCCAGCCCCGCTACGTCTACCAGGTGCCGCTGGCGAACCGTTCCCTGGAAGAGGTCCACAAGAACTTCAACCAGCTGTGGCGCCGCAACATCAAGAAGGCCGAGAAGGCCGGCGTCGAGGTCGTCCAGGGCGGTTACCAGGACCTCGAGGAATGGCAGCGACTGTACGAGATCACGGCCGTGCGCGACCACTTCCGGCCGCGCCCGCTGTCGTACTTCCAGCGCATGTGGACGGCCCTCAACACCGAGGACCCCAACCGCATGCGGCTGTACTTCGCCCGGCACAACGGCGTGAACCTGTCGGCGGCGACGATGCTGATCGTCGGCGGGCACGTCTGGTACTCCTACGGCGCCTCCGACAACATCGGCCGCGAGGTCCGGCCCTCGAACGCCATGCAGTGGCGGATGCTGCGCGACGCCTACGCGCTCGGTGCGACCGTCTACGACCTGCGCGGCATCTCCGACTCGCTGGACGAGACCGACCACCTCTTCGGCCTGATCCAGTTCAAGGTGGGCACCGGTGGCCAGGCGGCCGAGTACCTCGGCGAGTGGGACTTCCCGCTGAACAAGCTGCTGCACAAGGCGCTCGACATCTACATGTCGCGTCGCTGA